A single region of the Mycobacterium avium subsp. avium genome encodes:
- a CDS encoding DUF2237 family protein: MPDRNVLGGPLQPCGTDPLTGFYRDGCCSTGPQDLGRHTICAVMTGEFLEHQRSIGNDLLTPVPEYRFPGLLPGDRWCVTALNWLRAHHDGCAAPVVLASTHESTLEVVPLEALQEHKIDVPDDLANL, translated from the coding sequence GTGCCTGATCGAAACGTGCTAGGCGGTCCGCTGCAACCCTGTGGCACCGATCCGCTGACCGGTTTCTACCGCGACGGCTGTTGCTCGACGGGACCGCAGGACCTTGGGCGGCACACGATTTGCGCCGTGATGACCGGCGAATTCCTGGAGCACCAGCGTTCCATCGGCAACGACTTGCTGACGCCGGTCCCCGAGTACCGGTTCCCCGGTCTGCTGCCCGGCGACCGCTGGTGCGTGACCGCGCTGAATTGGCTGCGCGCGCATCACGACGGGTGCGCGGCCCCGGTGGTGTTGGCGTCGACGCACGAGAGCACCCTTGAGGTGGTGCCGCTGGAAGCGCTACAGGAACACAAGATCGACGTTCCCGACGACCTGGCCAACCTCTAG
- a CDS encoding sulfotransferase family protein, translated as MGSAVDDIDFDDLTSPRLTDVQRQILEFTEAKPVDLDIDRMLAEAIEQAGLRGADLDDTHGFVDRLHVHVAAIEADHGLRQLTRGSLRQRVVRLLRNRLSLTELLQRYPEIESIPIEQPFIVVGMPRSGTTHLVNLIACDPRRRALPYWESQEPIPARGQGPDVFGVDPRYARAKAEHEALMASAPVVAAMHDRFPEAIEEEVELLDLDLASYVLEWHARVPAWRDHYLSLDQTRHYAYLKKVLQALTFLRGPRTWVLKSPQHCEQLGPLMATFPDATIAFTHRDPVAVIQSAITMMAYSDRLRRTSIDPQWLLDYWSDRVHRLLSACVRDRDLVAPERSVDISFHQLSGNEIPVIERLYERGGVELPQRVRDRFQRYLDGNPRGKHGRIRYQLQRHFGISADELRARFGFYFDKFDVRPE; from the coding sequence GTGGGTTCCGCGGTTGACGACATCGACTTCGACGATCTGACCTCGCCCCGGCTCACCGACGTACAACGTCAGATCCTGGAGTTCACCGAGGCCAAGCCCGTCGATCTCGACATCGACCGGATGCTCGCCGAGGCGATCGAGCAGGCCGGCCTGCGCGGCGCCGACCTCGACGACACGCACGGCTTCGTCGACCGTCTGCACGTCCACGTCGCGGCGATCGAAGCCGACCACGGGCTGCGCCAGCTCACCCGGGGGTCGCTGCGGCAGCGCGTGGTGCGGCTGCTGCGCAACCGGTTGTCGCTGACCGAGCTGCTCCAGCGGTATCCCGAGATCGAGTCCATCCCGATCGAGCAGCCGTTCATCGTCGTCGGGATGCCGCGTTCGGGCACCACGCATCTTGTGAACCTGATCGCCTGCGACCCGCGCCGGCGTGCACTGCCCTATTGGGAGAGCCAGGAGCCTATCCCGGCCCGTGGTCAGGGCCCCGACGTCTTCGGTGTCGACCCCCGGTATGCCCGCGCCAAGGCGGAACACGAGGCGCTGATGGCCAGCGCGCCCGTGGTGGCCGCCATGCACGACCGGTTTCCCGAGGCGATCGAGGAGGAAGTGGAACTGCTCGACCTCGATCTGGCCTCCTACGTCCTGGAATGGCATGCGCGGGTGCCCGCCTGGCGCGATCACTACCTGAGCCTGGACCAAACCCGGCACTACGCCTACCTGAAGAAGGTGTTGCAGGCGTTGACCTTCCTGCGCGGGCCGCGGACCTGGGTGCTCAAAAGTCCGCAGCACTGCGAGCAGCTCGGCCCGCTGATGGCGACCTTCCCCGATGCGACGATCGCGTTCACGCACCGCGACCCCGTCGCAGTGATCCAGTCGGCGATCACCATGATGGCCTACTCGGATCGGTTGCGCCGCACCAGCATTGACCCGCAGTGGCTGCTGGACTACTGGAGCGACCGGGTGCACCGACTGCTGAGCGCCTGCGTCCGCGACCGCGACCTGGTGGCCCCGGAACGCAGCGTCGACATCAGCTTCCATCAGTTGAGCGGCAACGAGATCCCGGTGATCGAACGGCTGTATGAGCGCGGCGGGGTGGAATTGCCGCAGCGGGTGCGCGACCGCTTTCAGCGCTACCTGGACGGAAATCCGCGCGGTAAGCACGGCCGCATCCGCTACCAGTTGCAGCGCCATTTCGGCATCTCCGCCGACGAGCTGCGCGCCCGTTTCGGCTTCTACTTCGACAAGTTCGACGTGCGCCCCGAATGA
- a CDS encoding cellulase family glycosylhydrolase, producing MERRTALKLPLLLAAGAAVARAPRASAEEAGRWSPERANRWYQAQGWLVGANYIPANAINQLEMFQPDTFDPRRIDTELGWAQFYGHNTARVFLHDQLWAADQRGFQTRLGQFVDIAARHRIKPLFVFFDSCWDPQPRAGRQRPPRPGVHNSGWVQSPGAERLGDPRYIPVMRDYVTSVMTQFRNDDRVLGWDLWNEPDNPARQYRNVERSDKEQLVANLLPQVFRWARAVDASQPLTSGVWRGDWGQPQGRSAISDIQLANADVITFHSYAEPAGFESRINELTPLGRPILCTEYMARPRGSTVESILPVAKRHNVGAINWGLVAGKTQTYFPWDSWDHPYTSVPKVWFHDLIRPEGRPFQDIEALTVRKLAGNQT from the coding sequence GTGGAACGACGAACGGCCCTGAAGCTTCCCTTGCTGCTGGCGGCGGGCGCCGCAGTTGCCCGGGCGCCCCGGGCCTCGGCGGAGGAAGCTGGCCGGTGGTCGCCCGAGCGCGCCAACCGCTGGTATCAGGCGCAGGGTTGGCTGGTGGGAGCAAACTACATTCCGGCCAACGCCATCAACCAGCTGGAGATGTTCCAGCCCGACACCTTCGATCCCCGGCGCATCGACACCGAGCTGGGCTGGGCGCAGTTCTACGGTCACAACACGGCGCGAGTGTTCCTTCATGATCAGCTCTGGGCCGCCGATCAGCGCGGGTTCCAAACCCGCCTTGGGCAATTCGTCGACATCGCCGCACGACATCGCATCAAGCCGCTGTTCGTCTTCTTCGACTCGTGTTGGGACCCGCAGCCCCGGGCCGGCCGGCAGCGCCCGCCGCGGCCGGGCGTGCACAACTCCGGGTGGGTGCAGAGTCCGGGCGCCGAGCGTCTCGGCGACCCCCGCTACATCCCCGTCATGCGTGACTACGTCACCTCGGTGATGACCCAATTCCGCAACGACGACCGGGTTTTGGGCTGGGACCTGTGGAACGAGCCGGACAACCCGGCGCGGCAGTACCGCAACGTCGAACGGAGCGACAAGGAGCAGCTCGTCGCCAACCTGCTGCCGCAGGTGTTTCGGTGGGCGCGAGCGGTCGATGCCAGTCAGCCGCTCACCAGTGGGGTGTGGCGCGGGGATTGGGGACAACCGCAGGGCCGCAGCGCAATCAGCGACATCCAGCTGGCCAATGCCGACGTCATCACCTTCCATTCGTATGCCGAGCCTGCGGGCTTCGAGTCGAGGATCAACGAGCTCACCCCGCTGGGCCGGCCGATCCTGTGCACCGAGTACATGGCCCGGCCGCGGGGCAGCACCGTCGAGAGCATCCTGCCGGTGGCCAAGCGGCACAACGTCGGCGCCATCAACTGGGGCCTGGTCGCCGGCAAGACGCAGACCTACTTCCCCTGGGATTCATGGGATCATCCGTACACCTCGGTGCCCAAGGTGTGGTTCCACGACCTGATCCGGCCCGAGGGGCGGCCGTTCCAGGACATCGAAGCCCTGACGGTGCGGAAGCTGGCCGGTAACCAGACCTGA